The uncultured Paludibaculum sp. sequence GACGAGGTCGTTGTTGAGGTCTATGGTTTCGATGGGCTCCAGGAAGAGCGTCTGACCGCTGCCGCTGGAGCCATGGACGACGCCGGGCAGTTTCTTCTTGGCTCCGGGGATGACGGGCACCACGAAGCGCTCGTTGCGGATGGTGACGAACTCTTCCTGGAGAAGGCCGTCCTCGCGATGGGTCTTGAGGAAGCGTTCGAGAGAGTCCTGGATGTCGCCGCGCATGCGCTCCTTATCGCGGCGGATGCGGCGCAGGGCGACGCTGGCGTCGTCGGAGATGGAGCCGTCGGGCAGAATCTTGCCGCTGATGTGGCGCAGCGCGGGGCGGAAGTCGCCGATCTGGGCGGCCCGGGCGGCCAGCAGAGGGAAGAACTGAGATTGGGGCGCGAGGGCCAGGCGGACTTCCGTAGCGCGTTCCAGCACCATGACGATGGCGCTGATCTCCAGAGCGTCGAGGACCACCCCGTCGATGCGCAACTTGGCCGCGGCCGCGTCGACGTCGGGCAAGCCCTCGAAGCGCAGGCGCGGCGGGGTTTCGCCTCCACGCGTCTTGGGCTTGGCAGCGTCTTTCAGCCAGGCCATCGCCTCGGCGGCTTCGGACAGACCGGATTCCAGCGCGGCCCGATCAGTGGACGGTTCGATCTTCCCCAGTTCGCGACGGCCGGCCTCGCTGCCGACGTAGCGCCCGACGAGGGACCGTAAACGTTCGTATTCCAACAGCTCCAGACTCTCTGGATTCATCCTTTGATGCCCGCCAACATGAGGCGGCCTTTCTCGATGACAGGCGGGGTGCCCGGCGCCATTTTGACCGTATTCAAGTGGTCAAGAGCCACCCATTTGGCGGCGGCCACGTCACTGGCGGCGGCGAGGGTCCCCCCTGTGCACTCGCACAGATAATCGACGATGACGTAGTGAAACTCGGTCTGGCCTTCGACGTCGGGCATGATGCGCTCAAAGATGGCGACGGCCACCTCGGGGTGGACGTGCAGGCCGGTCTCTTCCAGCACCTCGCGCCGGACCGCGCATTCCAGGCGTTCGCCGGTTTCCACCAGCCCGCCGGGCAGAGTCCACCAACCCTTGAGTGGCTCCTTCCCGCGTTCAATCAAAAGAACTTTGTCATCCTTGAAGATGACCGCGCCGACGCCTAGCAGGGGGCGAGCCGGATAGCGCCGGCTCTCCGCCGATTCCTGTTTCACTCGATTTGCACCGATCCCTTTACTTCCAGCCGCACCCTGTACAGAGTGGTGCGCGCCGTGACGTAAAGCGTTTTTA is a genomic window containing:
- a CDS encoding NUDIX hydrolase; this encodes MKQESAESRRYPARPLLGVGAVIFKDDKVLLIERGKEPLKGWWTLPGGLVETGERLECAVRREVLEETGLHVHPEVAVAIFERIMPDVEGQTEFHYVIVDYLCECTGGTLAAASDVAAAKWVALDHLNTVKMAPGTPPVIEKGRLMLAGIKG